One Prinia subflava isolate CZ2003 ecotype Zambia chromosome 9, Cam_Psub_1.2, whole genome shotgun sequence DNA segment encodes these proteins:
- the FAS gene encoding tumor necrosis factor receptor superfamily member 6, producing the protein MGGAGWQGAGCPAGRCRAALGSGGMGTVRDSGGVARGLLALLLVTVLIIETQCKNYTEALKTYNRRIISRRDVNCKADEYNLDSQCCKKCKIGFVKNVTCPTDIIKHCVPCEKGKEFMNHLNDLDKCKRCRLCDSKFGWEVVKNCTPEEDTQCNCAKNYFCSSEICDHCIQCTICESGVIEKQCTPASDTVCGTKEPETLRWVIPLVVLAALLAIAGAIFWYKKKQRVLTIGEQLSNEVYKREPYENVPLIYTDADLSSHVPGIVAEMTLAQVKKFVRHHHVSEPSIDQAIQDFPGDASEQKIRLFQVWYQSHGMRGAYGTLMSSLRELKMCATADKIEEKLKAAISSSQEGERSYNPDTGQSRTCTQEGRNSYNDNAELSKAYTGSLEET; encoded by the exons ATGGGAGGAGCCGGCTGGCAGGGCGCGGGCTGTCCCGCCGGAAGGTGCCGGGCAGCGCTGGGCAGCGGCGGCATGGGGACGGTGCGGGACAGCGGCGGCGTGGCCCGGGGgctccttgccctgctgctC GTGACTGTCTTAATTATTGAAACACAGTGCAAAAATTATACTGAAGCTCTAAAAACATACAATAGGAGGATCATTTCCAGGAGAGACGTGAACTGCAAAGCAGATGAATACAATTTAGATTCTCAGTGTTGCAAGAAATGTAAAATTG GTTTTGTTAAAAATGTCACCTGCCCAACAGATATTATCAAACACTGTGTTCCAtgtgagaaaggaaaggaattcATGAATCACCTCAATGACTTGGACAAGTGTAAGAGATGCAGATTGTGCGACAGCAAATTTG GTTGGGAGGTTGTAAAGAACTGTACCCCGGAAGAGGACACACAGTGTAACTGTGCAAAGAACTATTTTTGCAGTTCTGAGATATGTGACCATTGCATCCAATGTACCAT ATGTGAAAGCGGTGTAATTGAAAAACAATGTACTCCAGCTTCAGACACTGTATGCGGAACAAAAG AACCAGAAACGCTGCGGTGGGTCATTCCTTTGGTAGTTTTGGCAGCACTACTAGCAATAGCTGGAGCTATATTCTGGT acaagaaaaaacagaGAGTTCTTACTATCGGTGAGCAGCTAAGTAACGAAGTTTACAAACGAGAGCCTTAC gagaatGTACCTCTCATATACACAG ATGCTGACCTGAGCAGCCACGTTCCTGGTATTGTGGCAGAGATGACACTCGCACAAGTCAAGAAATTTGTTCGTCACCACCACGTATCAGAACCCTCCATAGACCAAGCCATTCAGGATTTTCCTGGTGACGCATCTGAACAGAAGATCAGGCTGTTTCAAGTCTGGTATCAAAGCCATGGGATGAGGGGAGCCTATGGAACCCTAATGAGCAGCCTGAGAGAGTTAAAAATGTGTGCTACAGCTGATAAAATTGAGGAAAAACTGAAGGCAGCTATTTCCAGCTCTCAGGAAGGGGAACGGTCTTATAATCCTGACACTGGGCAAAGCAGAACTTGCACTCAGGAGGGTAGAAACTCTTACAATGATAATGCTGAGCTAAGTAAAGCCTATACTGGTAGTTTGGAAGAGACCTAG